cctatttctccatatccactccaacatctgttgcttactgagtttttaataattgccattctaattggcataagatggtatctcattgtggttttaatttgtgttttctctaatgaccagtgatgaagagctttttttcatatgtttgttggccacataaatgtcttcttttgaaaagtgtttgttcatatccttcacccactttttgatggggttgtttttttttttttttttcttgtaaatttgttcaagatccttgtagatactggatattagctctttgtcagatggatagattgcaaaaattttctcccattctgtaggttgcctgctcactctgatgatagtttcttttgctgtgcagaagctatttattttattagattcCATTAGTCAATtctgacttttgttgccattgcttttggtgttttagtcatgaagtctctgcccatacctatgtcctgaatgatattgcctaggttttcttctagggtttttatggttttaggtcttatgtttaaatctttaacccatttagagttgatttttgtataagatgtaaggaaggggtccagtttccgttttctgcatatgactagccagttttcccaacaacatttattaaatagggttttctttccccgttgcttgtttttgtcagttttgtcaaagatcagatggttgtagatgtgtggtgtgatttctgaggcctctgttctgttccattggtttatatatccgttttggtaccagtaccatgctgttttagttgcTGTAGcattgtaatatagtttgaagtcagatagcatgatgcctccagctttgttctttttgcttaggattgtcttggctgtaagggctctcttttggttccatacaaaatttaaagtagttttttctaattctgtgaagaaagtcaatggtagcttgatgggaatagcattgaatctataaataaatatccttgtgcagcatggccattttcatgatattgattcgtcctatccatgagcatggaatgttttcccatttgtttgtgtcctctcatatttccttgagcagtggtttgtagttctccttgaagaggtccttcacatcccttgaaagttgtattcctaggtattttattctctttttagcaattgtgaatgggagttcactcatgatttggctctatgtttgtctattattggtgtataggaatgcttgtgatttttgcacattgattttgtatcctgacactttgctgaagttccttatcagcttaaggagttttggggctgggacaatggggttttctaaatatgcaatcatgtcatctgtaaacagagataatttgacttcctctgttcctatttgaataccctttatttatttctcttgcctgatgccccaatcagaacttccaatactatgttgaataggagtggtgagagaggacatccttgtcttatgccagtttttaaagggaatgctttcagcttttgcccattcggtatgatgttggctgtgggtttgtcataaatagctctcattattttgagatatgctccatcagtacctagtttgttgagagtttttagcatgagggggtgttgaattttattgaaggctttttctgcatctatggagacaatcatgtggtttttgtcattggttctatttatgtgatggattacgtttattgatttgcatatgttgaacaagtcttgcatcccagggatggagttgacttgatcatggtggataagcttttcgatgtgatttggtttgccagtattttattgaggattttcacatcgatgttcatcagggatattttctttttttgttgtgtcttggtcaggttttggtatcaggatgatgctgcccTCATAacatgagttaaggaggagttcttctttttatattgtttggaatagttttagaaggaatggtaccatctcctctttgtgcctctggtagaatttggctgtgaatccatctggtcctgggtttttctttttggttggtaggctatgaattactgcctcaatttcagtacttgttataggtctattcagggatttgacttctggtttagtcttgggagggtgtatgtatccaggaatttatccattttctctagattttctagtttgtttgcatagaggcatttatagtagtctctgatggtagtttgtgtttctgtgaagtcagtggtgatagcccctttatcattttttattgtgtctatttgattattttctgttttcttctttattcaaaaAAAATGGCTAGCATTCTatctgttttgttaatcttttcaaaaaaccaactcctggattcattgatatttttgaagggtttttctgtctctgtctccttcagttcttctctgatcttagttatttcttgtcttctgctagtttttgagattgattgctcttgcttctctagttcatttaattgtgatgttagggtgttgattttagatctttcccactttcttatgtgggcatttagtgctataaattttcctctaagtacCACTTTATCactgtcccagagattctagtacattgtgtctttgttctcattgatttcaagtaacttatttatttctgctttaatttcattatgtacccaggagcaggtttttcaggagcaggttgttcagtttccatatggttgtgtggttttgagtgagtttcttaatcctgagttctaatttgtctgcacagtggtctgagagattgctatgatttttgttctttgcatttgctgaggagtgttttacttcccagtatgtggtcaattttagaataagtgctgtgtggtgctgaaaagaacgtatattctgttgatttgggatggagagctctgtagatgtctattaggtctgcttgttgcagaactgagttcaagttctgaatacTCTTGTTAATTATCTGTCtcaatctgtctaatattgacaatggggtgttaaatctcccaatattattgttgtaggtctctaagaacatgttttatgaatctgggtgcccctgtattgggtgcacatatatttaggatagttagttcttcttgttgcattgatccctttaccattatgtaatgcccttctttgccttttttgatctttgttggtttaaagtctgttttatcagagactaggatgcaacccctgcttttttttttctttccatttgcttcataaatcttccttcatccctttattctgagcctatgtgtgtctttgcacatgagattggtctcctgaatacagcacactgatgagtcttgactctttatccgatTTGTCAGTCTGCATCTTTTAgttggggcatttaacccatttacatttaagattaatattgttatgtgtgaatttgatcctgtcattatgatgctagctggttattttgtccattagttgatgcagtttcttcatagtgtcaatggtctttacaatttggtgtgcttttgcagtggctggtacaggttttttcctttccatgtttagtgctgtcttcaggatctcttgtaaggcaggtctggtgataacaaaatctctcagtatttgcttgtctgtcaaggattttattttttcttcgcttatgaagcttagtttggctggatatgaaattctgagttgaaaattattttctttaagaatgttgaatattggcccccactctcttctggcttggagggtttctgcagagagatccactgctagtctgatgggcttccctttgtgggtaacccaacctttctctttggctgcccttaacattttttccttcatttcaactttggtgaatctgacaattatgtgtcttggggttgctcttcttgatgaatatctttgtggtgttctctgtatttcctgaatttgaatgttggcctgtcttgctaggttggagaagttctcctggataatattgtgaagtgtgttttccaatttTGTTCCATCTTCTTCATCACGTTCAGGTACACCAAtgaaatgtagatttggtcttttcacatagtcccgtatttcttggaggctttgttagttccttttcattcttttttctctaatcttgtcatCATGCtttattaagttgatcttcaatctctgatatcctttttttCACTTCATCAATTCAGcaattgatacttgtgtatgcttcacgaagttctcatgctgtttttcagcttcattaggTCATCTATGTTCTTCTGTAAACttattattctagttagcaattcctgtaaccttttatcaaggttcttagcttccttgcattgggttagaacatgctcctttagctcagatgAGTGCGTTACTACCTcccttctgaagcctatttctgtccatttgtcaaactcattctccatccagttttgttcccttgatgatgaggagttgtgatcctttggaggagaaaagacaTTCTGGTTTTtcgaattttcagtctttttgcactggtttttcctcatcttcgtggattcatctacctttggtcttgatgttggtgaccttcagacgGGGTTTTTGCAtggtcatcctttttgttgatgttgatgctattgctttctgtttgttagtttttcttctaacagtcaggcccctcttctgcaggtctgctggagtttgctggaggtccactccagaccatttgcctgggtatcatcagtggaggctgcagaacagcaaagactgctgcctgctccttcctctggaagcttcatcccagaggggcacctgccagatcccagccagagctctcctgtatgaggtgtctgtcaactcCTGCtaggagatgtctcccagtcaggagacaCAGGGGTCAGGGTcccacttgaggaggtagtctgtccctcagcagagctcaagtgctgtgttgggagatctgctgctctctgcaGAGCCAGCAGTCAGGATTACATGTCTGCTGAAGTTGTTCCCACGGAAGCCCCTTCTCCCATGTGCTCTGTCCCACTgaaatgggagttttatctataagcccccgactggggctgctgcctttctttcagagatgccctgcccagacaggaggaatctagagaggaaGTCTAGCTACAGCAGCTTTGCAGCACTGTAGTGGACTCTGTCCAGTCTGAACTTCCTGGAGGCTTcatttacactgtgaggggaaaaccacctactcaagcctcagtaatggtggatgcccctccccacaccaaaTTCGAGCATCCCAGGCTGACTTCAGAcggctgtgctggcagtgagaatttcaagccagtggatatTAGCTTGTTGGGCTCCCTGggagtgggatctgctgagcaagaccactgggctccctggcttcagcgcCCTTTACAGTGGAGTGAACAGTTTTGTCTCGTCTGCATTCCAGGCATCACTagggtatggaaaaaaaaaaaactcctgtagCTAGTTTGGTGTTTGCCCAAATGGCCCCCCAGTTTTGTGCTTCAAACCTAGGGCCTGGGTGGcataggcacccaagggaatctcctggtatTGGGGTTGTGAAACTGtgagactgtgggaaaagcataatATCTTGGCTGGCAATTAGTATCCCTcacggcacagtccctcatggcttcccttgactaggggagggagttccctggcCCCTTGAaattcccaggtgaggtgatgccgcAACCTGCTTCTGCTCACCTGCCATGGGTTTCACCCACtatctaaccagtcccagtgagatgaactgggtacctcagttggaaatgcagaaatcacctgccttctgcattggtctcactgTGAGCTGCAGACCAGatctgttcctatttggccatcttgcccaggaatCACAAGGAGGGATTATTAACTTTCTGACCTTGTCATGACATGTGTAACCATAGCAGTGAGGataaccagaggtcactcttgttgccatcttggttttggtgggttttagcagGCTTCTTTagtgcaacctgttttatcagcaaggtctttacaACTTGTATTTTATGCTGACTTCCTATCTtattctgtgacttagaatgaCTTAACTGTCTAGAAATgtagcccagtaggtctcagcttcATTGTACCTAGCCCCTATGCAAAGTAGAGTTGCTCTGGTTTAAACACCTCTGACATATGGAGGACAGCATCCTATTGGGCCATTGGAACCTACAGTTGATTCTGTGTGATTaagacataaattattttatactaaGCTATAAGATTTTGGATTGCTTGCTATAGCAGCATGACCTAGCCAGGCTGATATACTCCAACACTGAAGTAGCAGGAAGAAGGGTGCAACATGTATGCAACCTCCTCAGACAAAGACAAGGAGGATCATTTACAAGGGCAAACATTCCTTAGAGCAGAGTCAAGgattcatatatgcatatacacgtGTACATATGAATGTACTTTTTGGATGCATATGTATGGGCGTATTTTTAGGATAAATCCCTTAAAAGAAAGTTGCAGTAAGCAGGACCGTTTGCTCTTAAGTTCTTCATTCTGCATCTTTCTAATGACAAGAACATTCTCCAACATAACCACAATACTATTATTACACCCAAGGGAATTAACATTGAACCAATAATATAAAGCCCATATTCAATTTTCCCACTTGTTTCAAATGTCTTttatagttgtttttgttttgttgatgatTTAGGATCCAGTCAAAAATAATGAGTAACATTTTATTGCCATGCGTTTTGATCTTCTTCAATATGGAACAATGTCATCTCCcatctttgttttgtctttaaagacattgatatttttgaagagtTTGTGTCAGTTGTCTATGGAATATGCCACAATATTGGTTTGTCTGACTGTTTTCTTACACtccaattaaacatttttggcaATAATACTACATAGGTTACACTAATAGAGTGGGCAAATAGCGATCCAAATTATTCTACTCCATTTTGTTCCCTGAAACATTAATGCCATTATCTTCAACCATAAGAGGGCTACACTCCAGGAATAGATGACTAATGATGTGAGAGAAAACTGATTCCTGAGGACTTCTGGATCAGAACAGCCATATTCCCTGAACTACAAAACTTTAGACATTTAAGTGAGAGATAAATTTTCATTCTGTTTGAGCCATTGGCATTTCCATTACTTTCAGCCaaatctaataaataaatgaaaggagaaaatataaaggAATCAGAAGAAAACTAAGTAGGAAATCCAGTATATGTAAACTTTGAACTTCTAGTTAtataaattaataagtaaaattattacTTAAACCAGTTTGAGTTGGGGCTTGTTGTAATGGTTGATGTGTCTTGAAAACATTCTATTTGACACACAGCTTTTATCATATCTAcgaaaatgtataaaaacacaGAAGCAACAAATCAAATAATAGGTACAAatgacaaaaatgcaaaaaaaagatattgtataataaatgaaaaagaaatcaaagcaagAAAAATTAGTGACAGTTGTCTAAGAAAATGACATTTAGCAGCTCAATAGGGtcaaaacatgtttatttctcttttatattattaGTTTTCTGTAGAATCACTAAATCCTGCAAGGGACTCTATAAATGGTTATCAAATGAATTGATTACTGGGTTATATCAATAGCAATAGGAAGGGTAAAATTGCATTACTACTTTTTATAGATGTACTAGAACATCTACGGTGATGGgaaaaaacatgagaaaaaagaagaaaattaaaatggttaaaCCAGAGATATTATGGGAGAACTAAGAGAAACCAGTAGCTCTGGATATATTCTTTGAAATGTTCTTAACAGGTCATTCCGTATTTCTTGAAATCTAAGAAATAGACTCCAAAATAACAGTTTAATTGGTTATATGAAGCATTCTCCCCATTGGAAAGCCAAGAATGCTTGGAGACTCAGATCCTCAGAGAcctgaaagagagaaaacaaacctaAGAGAGCCTTCCTCAAGAGGGATTCACTATgtagataaaaggaaaataagcaaGTCACAAATGCCATCTGCCTTTTTCTCTGGTTATTTCTCCAAATAGAAAGATACTTTTGAGATAATGTCTTCTGGAAAACACTGAAAGAGCCCCCAGAGTAGAATGAATCAAGGGCTCTTCAATTGCAAAAGGATATCAGTGTGTGGACCTGTAGTATTTCTAATACACAACCTTGAATGTGGTTGGAATAttgaatttatgtatatattcaaGTGTATCTTTGGGTGTTTGTAGTTTTATGTTAAGTGTATTTCGACTTTGTTATCTGTAATAATGCCAATATAATACATGATATGTGACTTCAGATAAATTTGGCATCTGAGAATATTGGGCTCTTCTTCCGTgcctgtattttgaaatataatttgtcaGTGTGTGGATTTGTGGAGTTTATGTGTGTGGTTTGGGGATTTTCCTGTTTACAATATAAGAGGATTAAGTTTGAAAGACTGTAAGATGCAGAAATAAGCAATTAAGGAAGTTGTTGTCATCTTTTAcctgagcattttttaaaactagagaaATGCTCACCCCTCTAAATAGTTGAACTGTTTAACTGCTAGAGGAGCTTAAAAGAGAGtatctttcaaattatttttctcctccttGAAAACTGTGAAATTGATGgcaaaatgatagaaaaagaagaaaggctaaGTGAATCTGGTAACTGAAGAAAgagctggaaaaaagaaaactagagggCAAGAGGTGATAAGAGAGGTCACCTCTTATCAAACAGGAGACAAGTTgataggaaaagagagaaaaaatatgtgaaagaagaaaagaaaaacaaatagaggaTTGAAGAGGGAGTAGAACAGGACAGAAAATTCCCTTgacttggaaaaaaatttttttgccatGAACATGAAACAAATTATGAGTTTGAGGAGAAAAGGATCTGCTATGAGAGAAAATTCTGTCTCCAGCCCTGCAGGAAGAATTGGAAAATCagaaaagagtgaaaaggcaGCTAGACTGATTTAATCCTCAGCCCAGGTGAAACTGAAAACACAGTTCAACGTGTTTTTCTGAATGATAGGCACTATCAGGAAGAGATGAAGTCAGGGATCCAGGCTCAGAGAGACAAATATTCATCCAGGATTTCAAGAGTGAGCAAGGCTGGAATATGGACTCCAGGCCGGGCTGCGTAATTTCAAAGTCCATGATGTTCTAATAGAAAGGGAGATCCAGTGCTGGGATCAGATGCAGAGAGAGGTCATCTTTGCCTATTTCACAATTCCATAGTTGTGACTTTTCCTTGCCATTTCTTTTGTCTTCCAGTCAAAGGGATGTAGGCAGGATGAACACAAACACCTCCATGGTGACTGAATTTCTTCTAGTAGGCTTCTCCCACCTGGCTGACCTCCAGGGCTTgctcttctctgtctttctcactaTCTACCTGCTGACCGTGGCAGGCAATTTCCTCATTGTGGTGCTGGTCTCCACCGATGCTGCCCTCCAGTCCCCTATGTACTTCTTTCTGCGCGTCCTCTGGACCTTGGAGATGGGCTATACGTCCGTCACGGTCCCCCTGCTGCTTCACCACCTCCTCACTGGCCAGTGCCACATCTCTCGCTCTGGATGTGCTCTCCAGatgttcttcttcctcttctttggcGCCACAGAGTGTTGCCTCCTGGCAGCCATGGCCTATGACCGCTATGCAGCCATCTGTGAACCCCTCCGCTACCCACTGCTGCTGAGCCACCGGATGTGTCTACAGCTAACTGGGTCTGCGTGGGCCTGTGGGGTGCTGGTGGGGTTGGGCCACACCTGTTTCATCTTCTCCTTGCCCTTCTGTGGTCCCAATGCCATCCCACACTTCTTCTGTGAGATCCAGCCTGTCCTGCAGCTGGTGTATGGAGACACC
This is a stretch of genomic DNA from Rhinopithecus roxellana isolate Shanxi Qingling chromosome 4, ASM756505v1, whole genome shotgun sequence. It encodes these proteins:
- the LOC104676763 gene encoding olfactory receptor 10C1 — encoded protein: MNTNTSMVTEFLLVGFSHLADLQGLLFSVFLTIYLLTVAGNFLIVVLVSTDAALQSPMYFFLRVLWTLEMGYTSVTVPLLLHHLLTGQCHISRSGCALQMFFFLFFGATECCLLAAMAYDRYAAICEPLRYPLLLSHRMCLQLTGSAWACGVLVGLGHTCFIFSLPFCGPNAIPHFFCEIQPVLQLVYGDTSLNELQIILAASLIILCPFGLILGSYGRILVTIFWIPSAVGRRKAFSTCSSHLIVVSLFYGTAIFIYIRPKASYDPITDTLVSLFYAVVTPILNPIIYSLRNTEVKAALKRTMQKMVPMEI